The proteins below are encoded in one region of Juglans microcarpa x Juglans regia isolate MS1-56 chromosome 4D, Jm3101_v1.0, whole genome shotgun sequence:
- the LOC121261325 gene encoding UPF0481 protein At3g47200-like yields MDRGNCSSFDIENPCYSLAKSMKTELECLSRLSSECSIYRVPERLRRAKEKDYTPQVVSIGPLHHGRESLKAMEEHKMRYLKDFIERSQECLEFYIKVVKEEEVRLRSCYAETIPFRCDEFVKIVVVDTAFIIEVLLRSYFPELQDRDDRIFYKQRMIQDVWSDMQLLENQLPFFILADLFKLSKVTIPYQLGKRPSIVELSYNFFKERMLLAVTKDNLMKFNSDKFEHFVDLLRKLYLPSQARKERKLQTLTMPCMTELHQAGVRFEVGSSRNVFDIEFVKGILKIPKLIICGETELSIRNMVAFEQCHCDKNYMNDYVVIMDRLVNTHKDVDLLVEYGIVENRLGDSNEGAILINKLADGVVVEFEEFYFAGLSEDLNTYCRRPWHRWKANLKQNYFNTPWAIISVIAGFILIILTLIQSVCSVISVVFDKQN; encoded by the coding sequence GAATGTAGTATCTATAGAGTTCCTGAGCGACTACGTCGTGCCAAAGAAAAAGACTATACACCTCAGGTAGTCTCCATTGGCCCGCTTCACCATGGCAGGGAAAGCTTAAAAGCCATGGAAGAACACAAAATGAGGTACCTGAAAGATTTTATAGAACGTTCCCAGGAATGCTTGGAGTTCTATATTAAAGTTGTCAAAGAAGAGGAAGTAAGACTGCGTAGTTGTTATGCAGAAACCATTCCGTTTAGATGTGATGAATTTGTTAAAATCGTTGTAGTGGACACTGCCTTCATAATTGAGGTCTTACTGAGGTCCTATTTCCCAGAACTGCAAGATAGAGATGACCgcatattttataaacaaagaaTGATACAGGATGTATGGTCTGACATGCAATTGCTTGAAAATCAGCTTCCTTTCTTTATTCTTGCGGATCTGTTTAAACTAAGCAAAGTAACAATCCCGTACCAGCTTGGGAAGAGACCTTCCATCGTTGAGCTTTCATATAATTTCTTCAAAGAGCGAATGCTTTTGGCGGTGACAAAAGAcaatttgatgaaattcaattcTGATAAATTTGAACATTTTGTCGATCTTTTGAGAAAGTTATATCTACCTTCACAggcaagaaaagaaaggaaacttCAAACACTAACGATGCCCTGCATGACAGAGCTACACCAGGCTGGAGTCAGGTTTGAGGTGGGATCAAGCAGAAATGTATTTGACATAGAGTTCGTAAAAGGGATTCTGAAGATCCCAAAGCTTATTATATGTGGCGAAACCGAACTCTCCATCCGAAATATGGTTGCCTTTGAGCAATGCCATTGTGATAAGAATTACATGAATGATTATGTTGTCATCATGGATCGCCTCGTGAACACTCATAAGGATGTGGATTTGCTGGTCGAGTATGGAATTGTTGAGAATAGGCTAGGTGACAGCAATGAAGGGGCAATTCTTATTAACAAACTTGCTGATGGGGTGGTTGTAGAATTTGAGGAATTCTACTTTGCTGGTCTTTCTGAAGATCTGAACACTTACTGCAGAAGACCCTGGCACAGGTGGAAGgcaaatttgaaacaaaattatttcaacacaccaTGGGCCATAATTTCTGTTATTGCAGGTTTCATTCTCATTATACTCACTTTAATTCAATCGGTGTGTTCTGTTATCTCCGTTGTTTTTGATAAGCAGAATTGA